In the Nicotiana tabacum cultivar K326 chromosome 16, ASM71507v2, whole genome shotgun sequence genome, one interval contains:
- the LOC107788506 gene encoding uncharacterized protein LOC107788506 isoform X4 has product MRDYVEKKNELKNPMSHETSMINLLDEDSQMDEDDLEVNDIMRPPPSKSQRKNSTSGSGSSTAGSNVKGPLNLFFSQKPNEKRKGEAVGLESCRKSLRECAVDAFARWMYDAGLPFNCVNYTDSFGEFIEAVGQYGPGMKPPTYHEVRVPCLKKEVDKTYKIVEEHKAQWKIYGCSIMMDKWTAKNEKMVINVLVNSPRGSVFLESYDASDSSTNSNKMFNLLEKTILKVGPENVVQVVTDNTSENKKTGDMLKGVFPNIYWTHCAAHCINLMFGDIFKLAPYSTVFAKAIKIHSYISQRPLLLNMMRRYTKQRNLVKPAKTRFATAILTLHSFYLQKQNLRTLFLSTKWSESIYAKEALGKEVARFIMGPYF; this is encoded by the exons ATGAGAGATTATGTTGAgaaaaaaaatgagttaaaaaatCCAATGAGCCATGAAACATCTATGATTAATCTTCTTGATGAAGATAGTCAAATGGATGAGGATGACCTTGAAGTCAATGATATAATGAGGCCACCTCCCTCTAAATCTCAAAGAAAGAATTCAACAAGTGGTAGTGGATCATCCACCGCTGGTAGCAATGTGAAAGGTCCTCTTAATCTTTTTTTCTCACAAAAACcaaatgaaaagagaaagggtgAAGCTGTTGGCTTAGAATCTTGTAGGAAGAGTTTGAGGGAGTGTGCTGTAGATGCTTTTGCAAGGTGGATGTATGATGCGGGGCTTCCTTTTAATTGTGTGAATTACACCGATAGTTTTGGTGAATTCATTGAGGCCGTTGGCCAATATGGCCCGGGAATGAAGCCCCCTACCTATCACGAAGTAAGAGTTCCTTGTCTAAAAAAGGAGGTGGATAAGACATACAAGATTGTTGAGGAGCATAAGGCGCAATGGAAAATTTATGGTTGTTCCATTATGATGGACAAATGGActgcaaaaaatgaaaaaatggtcATTAATGTTTTGGTGAATTCTCCGAGAGGTAGTGTGTTTCTTGAATCTTATGATGCTAGTGACTCCTcaaccaattccaataaaatgTTCAACTTGCTTGAGAAGACAATATTGAAAGTTGGACCGGAGAATGTGGTTCAAGTTGTCACTGATAACACAAGTGAGAATAAAAAAACGGGTGacatgttgaaaggagttttCCCGAATATTTATTGGACTCATTGTGCTGCACATTGTATCAACTTGATGTTTGGTGACATTTTCAAGTTAGCCCCATATTCTACAG TTTTTGCTAAGGCGATCAAGATACATTCTTATATTAGTCAAAGGCCGTTGTTGTTGAACATGATGAGGAGATacacaaaacaaagaaatttggtgaaaccgGCTAAGACAAGATTCGCAACAGCTATCTTGACCTTGCATAGCTTTTACCTGCAAAAGCAAAATTTGCGAACCTTGTTCTTGTCAACCAAATGGAGTGAGAGTATTTATGCAAAGGAAGCTCTTGGGAAAGAAGTTGCGAGATTTATTATGGGTCCATATTTTTAG